A genomic stretch from Flavobacterium humidisoli includes:
- a CDS encoding efflux RND transporter periplasmic adaptor subunit: MKNNIKSIAILLTALVALSSCEKKKEETAKAEIEPKVETFLLSKEKLTTELRLPAELTGFQQVDLYAKVSSFVKLLKVDIGTKVKKGQLLIVLEAPEISSQLAAAESRLKSMEAIYATSKSTYNRLYETSKVEGTISKNDLEMASGKKNSDYAQYQAAIAAHKEISIMRGYLEIRAPFDGVVAARNVNLGTFVGPAGKGSDLPLLTIQEQSKLRLAVSVPELYTGYLHPGDEMSFNVKSLPETFTAKITRMSGALDLKLRSERVEMDVHNTKGNLLPGMVAEVLLPLNAKDSTFVVPKSAVVSSAEGIYVVKVVNHKATRVDVKKGREIEDKIEIFGDLTPNDKLVKIASEETKEGDTINE; the protein is encoded by the coding sequence ATGAAAAATAATATAAAATCAATCGCAATACTGCTCACCGCTCTAGTGGCATTAAGCAGCTGTGAAAAGAAAAAAGAAGAAACTGCGAAAGCAGAAATAGAACCTAAAGTTGAAACTTTCCTTTTATCGAAAGAAAAACTAACTACAGAATTGCGCTTGCCAGCCGAATTAACGGGTTTCCAACAAGTTGATTTGTATGCTAAAGTGAGCAGTTTCGTAAAACTGTTAAAAGTTGATATTGGTACGAAAGTAAAAAAAGGACAGCTTTTAATTGTTTTGGAAGCGCCAGAAATCAGTTCGCAATTGGCTGCTGCCGAATCGAGATTGAAATCGATGGAAGCGATTTATGCTACGAGCAAAAGCACTTACAACCGTTTGTACGAAACAAGCAAAGTGGAAGGAACGATTTCTAAAAATGACTTAGAAATGGCAAGCGGTAAAAAGAACTCTGATTACGCGCAATACCAAGCCGCAATTGCAGCACACAAAGAAATCTCGATTATGAGAGGTTATCTAGAAATTCGTGCTCCTTTTGATGGCGTTGTAGCGGCTAGAAATGTAAATTTAGGTACATTTGTTGGCCCAGCAGGAAAAGGCTCAGATTTGCCTTTATTAACGATTCAGGAGCAAAGCAAATTACGTTTGGCGGTTTCGGTTCCAGAATTGTACACTGGATATTTACACCCAGGCGACGAAATGAGTTTTAATGTAAAATCGTTGCCAGAAACTTTTACAGCCAAAATTACCAGAATGTCTGGCGCATTAGATTTGAAACTGCGTTCGGAAAGAGTGGAAATGGATGTTCACAACACCAAAGGAAATTTATTGCCTGGAATGGTTGCCGAAGTTTTATTACCGCTTAACGCGAAAGATAGCACCTTTGTAGTACCAAAATCGGCAGTAGTAAGTTCTGCAGAAGGAATATATGTGGTAAAAGTAGTAAATCACAAAGCCACAAGAGTTGACGTTAAAAAAGGAAGAGAAATCGAAGATAAAATTGAAATCTTCGGCGATTTGACTCCAAACGATAAACTGGTAAAAATTGCCAGCGAAGAAACTAAGGAAGGCGATACAATAAACGAATAA